One window of the Janthinobacterium sp. PAMC25594 genome contains the following:
- a CDS encoding MerR family transcriptional regulator, which yields MYIGEIARLAGTSPKALRHYETLGLLGDVRRSGAYRVYTQQDLAQVRLIRQAQALGFRLAELLPILAGDDTDWAALSRHIAAKRAQIQQDIARLRRLDAQLADIDAEIGDCLARQHLSNPQ from the coding sequence ATGTACATCGGAGAAATCGCCCGCCTGGCGGGCACCTCGCCCAAGGCCTTGCGCCACTATGAAACGCTGGGCTTGCTGGGCGACGTGCGCCGCTCCGGCGCCTACCGCGTCTACACGCAGCAAGATCTGGCGCAAGTCAGACTGATACGCCAGGCGCAGGCGCTGGGCTTCCGCCTGGCCGAACTGCTGCCCATCCTGGCCGGCGACGACACGGACTGGGCCGCCCTGTCGCGGCACATCGCCGCCAAGCGCGCACAGATACAGCAGGATATCGCCCGCCTGCGCCGGCTCGACGCGCAATTGGCCGACATCGACGCGGAAATCGGCGACTGCCTGGCGCGCCAGCACCTAAGTAACCCCCAATAA
- the fur gene encoding ferric iron uptake transcriptional regulator, whose protein sequence is MDILRELRESGLKVTIPRLRILQLFQEGGIKHLSADDVYKLLLAEKIDVGLATIYRVLMQFAEAGILFRRHFESGHAVFELNEGQHHDHLVCTGCGKVDEFVDEGIELRQNEIATERGFVLHEHALSLYGTCADCTAKKVPPRKAS, encoded by the coding sequence ATGGATATATTGAGGGAACTGCGTGAATCGGGCTTGAAAGTGACCATCCCCCGCTTGCGGATTCTGCAGCTGTTTCAAGAAGGCGGCATCAAGCATCTGAGTGCGGACGATGTGTACAAACTCTTGCTGGCTGAAAAGATCGACGTGGGCCTGGCCACCATCTACCGCGTGCTGATGCAGTTTGCCGAAGCGGGCATTTTGTTTCGCCGGCATTTCGAATCGGGCCATGCCGTCTTCGAACTGAATGAAGGCCAGCACCACGACCACCTGGTCTGCACGGGTTGCGGCAAGGTCGATGAATTCGTCGATGAAGGCATCGAACTGCGCCAGAATGAAATCGCCACCGAGCGGGGCTTCGTGCTGCACGAGCACGCGCTGTCGCTATACGGTACCTGCGCCGACTGCACGGCGAAGAAAGTCCCGCCGCGCAAAGCCTCCTGA
- a CDS encoding LysR family transcriptional regulator, which yields MDRFDAMRIFTRIVELRSFTQAAHDLGYPKATVTHAIKQLEARLRVRLLQRTTRQVTPTPDGEAYYQRCVRLLADLEETEAVFSSAMQQPAGKLRIDLHATLAMHFVLPVLDRFCARYPLIELEIGMGDRLVDLVREGVDCVLRVGELSDSSMVARRLALLEQLTCASPAYLAAHGTPQNLAQLDGHRAVNFFSAQTGKVWPFDFKVAGQRHSVALPGTVSVNNADAYHACCRAGLGLIQAPRYHLERALATGELVEVLRDWRPDPLPVSVLYPHQRQLSPRVRVFADWLASLFAEGV from the coding sequence ATGGATCGATTCGATGCGATGCGCATCTTTACGCGCATCGTCGAGCTGCGCAGTTTCACGCAGGCGGCGCATGACCTCGGCTATCCGAAGGCGACGGTCACGCATGCGATCAAGCAGCTTGAAGCGCGGCTGCGCGTGCGGCTGCTGCAGCGGACCACGCGGCAAGTGACGCCCACGCCCGATGGCGAGGCGTATTACCAGCGCTGCGTGCGCCTGTTGGCGGACCTGGAAGAAACGGAAGCCGTGTTTTCCTCGGCGATGCAGCAGCCGGCCGGCAAGCTGCGCATCGACCTGCACGCGACCCTGGCCATGCATTTCGTCCTGCCCGTGCTGGACCGGTTCTGCGCCCGCTATCCCTTGATCGAACTGGAAATCGGCATGGGCGACCGCCTCGTCGACCTGGTGCGCGAAGGCGTCGACTGCGTGCTGCGCGTGGGTGAGCTGAGCGACTCGTCGATGGTGGCGCGCCGGCTGGCGTTGCTGGAACAGCTGACGTGCGCCAGCCCCGCCTACCTGGCCGCGCACGGCACGCCGCAGAACCTGGCGCAGCTCGATGGCCACCGCGCCGTGAATTTCTTTTCCGCCCAGACGGGCAAGGTCTGGCCCTTCGATTTCAAGGTGGCGGGACAGCGCCACAGCGTGGCCTTGCCGGGTACGGTGTCCGTCAACAATGCCGACGCGTATCACGCCTGCTGCCGCGCGGGCCTGGGCCTGATCCAGGCGCCGCGCTATCACCTGGAGCGGGCGCTGGCCACCGGCGAGCTGGTGGAGGTGCTGCGGGACTGGCGTCCCGACCCGCTGCCCGTGTCCGTGCTGTATCCCCATCAGCGGCAATTGTCGCCGCGCGTGCGCGTGTTTGCCGACTGGCTCGCCAGCCTGTTTGCCGAGGGGGTTTAA
- a CDS encoding OmpW family protein — MKKSATAAAIVLAAIGAFAGNAMAQESPWLVRARAVHIDPANKSTPLFGAGASDTIHVSSKTIPEIDISYFFTPNIAAELILTYPQKHDVTLGGQNIGTFKHLPPTLSLQYHFMPEKQFSPYVGAGVNYTNISSVKLLNGAGRLEHDSWGFALQAGVDYKLDKNWSLNFDIKKVQIRSDVFVGSAKASEVKIDPVLIGVGVGYRF, encoded by the coding sequence ATGAAGAAGTCCGCAACTGCAGCAGCAATCGTTTTGGCCGCCATCGGCGCATTCGCCGGCAATGCAATGGCGCAGGAAAGCCCATGGCTGGTGCGTGCGCGTGCCGTGCATATCGATCCGGCCAATAAATCCACGCCGCTCTTCGGCGCTGGCGCATCGGACACGATCCACGTCAGCAGCAAGACGATTCCTGAAATCGATATTTCGTATTTCTTTACCCCCAATATCGCTGCCGAGCTGATCCTGACGTATCCGCAAAAGCATGACGTCACCCTGGGTGGCCAAAATATCGGCACGTTCAAGCATTTGCCGCCGACCTTGTCGCTGCAATACCACTTCATGCCGGAAAAACAGTTCAGCCCATACGTGGGTGCAGGCGTGAACTATACGAATATTTCGAGCGTGAAACTGCTGAATGGCGCTGGCCGCCTGGAGCATGACAGCTGGGGCTTCGCGCTGCAAGCTGGCGTCGACTACAAGCTGGACAAAAACTGGTCGCTGAACTTCGACATCAAAAAAGTACAGATCCGCAGCGACGTCTTCGTCGGTTCGGCCAAGGCCAGCGAAGTCAAGATCGATCCTGTCCTGATCGGCGTCGGCGTGGGCTACCGTTTCTAA
- a CDS encoding MetQ/NlpA family ABC transporter substrate-binding protein, producing the protein MNHLRRNLLLAAASLAFATAAHAKDPKELVIGTSSGPYSDQLKLGIKPILEKQGYKVRIVEFNDYVQPNYALAEGSLDANVFQHIVYLTKFATDNKLPLSSLITVPTMPIGLYGGKQKTLAEVKNGATITMPNDPTNQARALVMLAKMGWIKLKPNVDPLRASERDVLDNPKKLKLVPLEAAQLPRSLADADYAFVNGNFALAAGMKLTSALSVEKISDSYINLVAIRTADKAKPWVKDLEAAYRSRAFLDATNKYLAGYEKTDYQLALEKTLKK; encoded by the coding sequence ATGAACCATCTTCGCCGCAATCTGCTCCTGGCCGCCGCCAGCCTGGCCTTCGCCACCGCCGCCCACGCCAAGGATCCGAAAGAACTCGTCATCGGCACCAGCTCCGGCCCGTATTCGGACCAGCTGAAGCTGGGCATCAAGCCCATCCTGGAAAAACAGGGCTACAAGGTCAGGATCGTGGAATTCAACGACTACGTGCAGCCGAACTACGCGCTGGCCGAAGGCTCGCTCGATGCCAACGTGTTCCAGCACATCGTGTATCTGACCAAGTTCGCCACCGATAACAAGCTGCCATTGAGCTCCCTGATCACGGTGCCGACCATGCCGATCGGCCTGTACGGCGGCAAGCAAAAAACCCTGGCGGAAGTCAAAAACGGCGCCACCATCACCATGCCGAACGACCCGACCAACCAGGCGCGCGCGCTGGTGATGCTGGCCAAGATGGGCTGGATCAAGCTGAAACCGAACGTCGATCCGCTGCGCGCTTCCGAGCGCGACGTGCTGGACAACCCGAAGAAGCTCAAACTGGTGCCGCTGGAAGCGGCGCAGCTGCCACGTTCGCTGGCGGACGCCGACTACGCCTTTGTGAACGGTAACTTCGCCCTGGCCGCCGGCATGAAGCTGACGTCGGCCCTTAGCGTGGAAAAGATCTCGGACAGCTACATCAACCTGGTCGCCATCCGCACGGCCGACAAGGCCAAGCCATGGGTCAAGGACCTGGAAGCGGCCTACCGCTCGCGCGCCTTCCTCGACGCGACGAACAAATACCTGGCCGGCTACGAAAAGACGGACTACCAGCTGGCGCTGGAAAAGACGCTGAAAAAATAA
- a CDS encoding methionine ABC transporter permease: MFEESINNVVNLLPEISVALGQTMTMLGIGLSAAILIGGPLGIVLFLVSEGQSLENRPLSMILGWLVNTVRSFPFIILLVALTPFTRIIAGTSIGPLAAAVPLSFAAIPYLARLVEQNLREVPRGVIEAAHAMGASEMQIIFRVLLVEARSGLVLALTVLSISFLSYSAVAGVVGGGGIGDLAIRYGYYRFETDIMVVTVAILIVLVQTIQFAGTRIAKRLDKR; the protein is encoded by the coding sequence ATGTTTGAAGAATCGATCAATAACGTCGTCAACCTGCTGCCGGAAATCTCGGTGGCGCTGGGCCAGACCATGACGATGCTGGGCATCGGATTGAGCGCCGCCATCCTGATCGGCGGCCCGCTGGGCATTGTGCTGTTCCTCGTCTCGGAAGGCCAGTCGCTGGAAAACCGTCCGCTGTCGATGATCCTCGGCTGGCTGGTGAATACCGTGCGCAGCTTCCCGTTCATTATCTTGCTGGTCGCCCTGACGCCGTTTACACGCATCATCGCGGGCACCTCGATCGGCCCGCTGGCGGCTGCCGTGCCGCTGTCGTTCGCCGCCATTCCCTACCTGGCGCGCCTGGTGGAACAGAACCTGCGCGAAGTGCCGCGCGGCGTGATCGAGGCGGCGCATGCCATGGGCGCGTCGGAAATGCAGATCATCTTCCGCGTGCTGCTGGTGGAAGCGCGCTCCGGCCTGGTGCTGGCCCTGACCGTGCTGTCGATCAGCTTCCTGTCGTATTCGGCCGTGGCCGGCGTGGTGGGCGGCGGCGGCATCGGCGACCTGGCCATCCGCTACGGCTACTACCGCTTCGAGACGGACATCATGGTCGTCACCGTGGCCATCCTGATCGTGCTGGTGCAAACCATCCAGTTCGCCGGCACGCGCATCGCCAAGCGCCTCGACAAACGTTAA
- a CDS encoding methionine ABC transporter ATP-binding protein, which translates to MTTPHRTPVIRIDGANKTFALPKGEQFHAVKSVTLEVYPGDIFGLIGKSGAGKSTLLRLINLLERPDSGTITVAGRELTRLGKSALRDARQNIGMIFQQFNLLQNASVFDNVAFPLKIHGTTKGEQIAARVEECLALVGLSDKLHSYPAQLSGGQKQRVAIARALASHPDVLLCDEPTSALDAETTRALLDTLRDINARLGVTIVIVSHELSVLGAICNRVAVVENGAIAEQFDLSDTATPRKTALGRELAYYGTEAFEATAWKDATHV; encoded by the coding sequence ATGACCACACCACACCGTACGCCGGTGATTCGCATCGATGGCGCCAACAAGACCTTCGCGCTGCCCAAGGGCGAACAATTCCACGCGGTCAAATCGGTCACGCTGGAAGTCTATCCCGGTGATATTTTCGGCCTGATCGGCAAGAGCGGCGCCGGCAAATCCACCTTGCTGCGCCTGATTAACCTGCTCGAGCGTCCCGACAGTGGCACCATTACCGTGGCCGGGCGCGAACTGACCCGCCTGGGCAAGAGCGCATTGCGCGACGCGCGCCAGAACATCGGCATGATTTTCCAGCAATTCAACCTGCTGCAAAACGCCAGCGTCTTCGACAATGTCGCCTTCCCCCTGAAAATCCATGGCACCACCAAGGGCGAGCAGATCGCCGCCCGCGTCGAGGAATGCCTGGCGCTCGTCGGCCTGTCCGACAAGCTGCACAGCTATCCGGCGCAACTGTCGGGCGGGCAGAAACAGCGCGTGGCGATTGCCCGCGCCCTGGCCAGCCACCCCGACGTGCTGCTGTGCGACGAGCCGACGTCCGCGCTGGACGCGGAAACGACGCGCGCCCTGCTCGACACCCTGCGCGACATCAATGCGCGCCTCGGCGTGACCATCGTCATCGTCAGCCATGAGCTGTCGGTGCTGGGCGCCATCTGCAACCGCGTCGCCGTCGTGGAAAACGGCGCCATCGCCGAACAATTCGATTTGAGCGACACGGCCACCCCGCGCAAGACGGCGCTGGGACGCGAACTGGCGTATTACGGCACCGAGGCGTTTGAAGCCACCGCATGGAAGGATGCAACACATGTTTGA
- a CDS encoding YbaN family protein: protein MREPHARMPLREAHGRRLRRWAWTAAGALMVLLGIIGAMLPVMPTTIFLILALACFSRASPRLEHWLLHHPRFGPSLRQWREHRAVSRRGKAMACLGMAIGFVAMCLGHPPWWVIAMVGAMEIAVLVYLLRRPEGPAASGAESAREEP, encoded by the coding sequence ATGCGGGAGCCGCACGCCCGGATGCCGCTGCGCGAAGCGCATGGCCGGCGCCTGCGCCGCTGGGCCTGGACCGCCGCAGGCGCCCTGATGGTGCTGCTGGGGATCATCGGCGCCATGCTGCCCGTCATGCCGACGACGATTTTCCTGATCCTCGCCCTGGCCTGCTTCAGCCGCGCCTCGCCGCGCCTCGAGCACTGGCTGCTGCACCATCCCCGCTTCGGCCCGTCGCTGCGCCAATGGCGCGAACACCGTGCCGTCTCGCGGCGCGGCAAGGCCATGGCTTGCCTGGGCATGGCCATCGGCTTTGTCGCCATGTGCCTGGGCCATCCGCCATGGTGGGTCATCGCCATGGTGGGCGCCATGGAAATCGCCGTCCTCGTCTACCTGTTGCGCCGTCCCGAAGGGCCTGCCGCCAGCGGAGCAGAATCTGCCCGCGAAGAGCCATAA
- a CDS encoding YceI family protein, with protein sequence MKKLLAFIAAAGFSLSAVAAPEVYVIDGSHTFPRFEYTHMGFSTQQSRFNNTTGKVTLDRAAKTGAVEVLIDTKSVDTGSTLFNSHIQGEDFLDTAKYPVATYKSTRFNFDGDKLASVDGNLTLKGVTKPVTLTVTSFACAPHPMLKKDACGANATAKIKRSEFNAGKYAPAVSDDVTLTFAIEAIKQ encoded by the coding sequence ATGAAAAAACTGCTCGCTTTTATCGCCGCCGCCGGCTTCTCGCTGTCCGCCGTTGCCGCGCCTGAAGTCTATGTCATCGATGGCAGCCACACTTTCCCCCGTTTCGAGTACACCCACATGGGTTTCTCGACGCAGCAAAGCCGTTTCAATAACACCACCGGCAAGGTCACGCTGGACCGCGCCGCGAAGACGGGCGCCGTCGAAGTGCTGATCGACACCAAGTCCGTCGACACGGGTTCGACCCTGTTCAACTCGCACATCCAGGGCGAAGACTTCCTCGACACGGCCAAATACCCGGTCGCCACCTACAAATCGACCAGGTTCAATTTCGACGGCGACAAGCTGGCGTCCGTGGATGGCAACCTGACCCTGAAAGGCGTGACCAAGCCAGTCACCCTGACCGTCACCTCGTTCGCCTGCGCACCGCACCCGATGCTGAAGAAAGACGCTTGCGGCGCCAACGCCACGGCCAAGATCAAGCGTTCGGAATTCAACGCCGGCAAATATGCGCCAGCCGTCAGCGATGATGTGACGTTGACGTTTGCGATCGAAGCCATCAAACAATAA
- a CDS encoding NAD(P)/FAD-dependent oxidoreductase has translation MQTEINPHDQAVAGILEQLEGCLRASDGTGAAQLFEQDGYWRDLVLFTWNLKTLEGRRQIAAMLAAQLGAVQPVSIRIADGEHAVEADGVLQSWITVETKVARGVGFIRIRDGKIWTLLTTMSELKGFEEAKGGRRPMGAEHGARTDRSSWLEHREQEAAELGYARQPYCVIIGGGQGGIALGARLRQLNVPTIIIEKNARPGDSWRKRYKSLCLHDPVWYDHMPYIPFPDNWPVFTPKDKVGDWLEMYTKVMELNYWGSTSCESASFDEAAGEWTVQVLRDGQPVTLKPKQLVLATGMSGKANLPKFKGMDVFQGEQQHSSQHPGPDAYAGKKVVVIGANNSAHDICAALWEAGVDVTMVQRSSTHIVKSDSLMDLALGDLYSERALAAGMTTNKADLTFASIPYKILADFQRPVFKTIRERDADFYQRLEERGFMLDFGDDDSGLFMKYLRRGSGYYIDVGASELVADGKIKLKSGVGVQELKSHSIVLSDGTELPADLVVYATGYGSMNGWAADLISPEVANKVGKVWGLGSATTKDPGPWEGEQRNMWKPTQQQALWFHGGNLHQSRHYSQYLSLQLKARMEGLNTPVYGQQEVHHLA, from the coding sequence ATGCAAACCGAAATCAACCCGCACGACCAGGCCGTGGCCGGCATCCTGGAGCAGCTAGAAGGCTGTCTTCGCGCCAGCGACGGCACGGGCGCCGCGCAGCTGTTCGAACAGGACGGCTACTGGCGCGACCTCGTGCTGTTTACCTGGAACCTGAAAACCCTGGAAGGCCGCAGGCAGATCGCCGCCATGCTGGCCGCCCAACTGGGCGCCGTGCAGCCCGTTTCCATCCGCATCGCCGACGGCGAACATGCGGTGGAAGCGGACGGCGTGCTGCAAAGCTGGATCACGGTGGAAACGAAGGTGGCGCGCGGCGTGGGCTTCATCCGCATCCGCGACGGCAAGATCTGGACCCTGCTCACCACCATGAGCGAATTGAAGGGTTTTGAGGAAGCCAAGGGCGGCCGGCGGCCCATGGGCGCGGAACACGGCGCGCGCACGGACCGCAGCAGCTGGCTGGAACACCGCGAACAGGAAGCGGCCGAACTGGGCTACGCGCGCCAGCCCTATTGCGTCATCATCGGCGGCGGCCAGGGCGGCATCGCGCTGGGCGCGCGGCTGCGCCAGCTCAACGTCCCCACCATCATCATCGAGAAAAACGCCCGTCCCGGCGACAGCTGGCGCAAGCGCTACAAGTCCTTGTGCCTGCACGACCCGGTTTGGTACGACCACATGCCGTATATTCCTTTCCCGGACAACTGGCCCGTCTTCACACCGAAGGACAAGGTCGGCGACTGGCTGGAAATGTACACCAAGGTGATGGAGCTCAATTACTGGGGTTCGACGTCATGCGAGTCGGCCAGCTTCGACGAGGCCGCTGGCGAGTGGACGGTGCAGGTGCTGCGCGACGGCCAGCCCGTCACCCTGAAGCCGAAGCAGCTGGTGCTGGCCACGGGCATGTCGGGCAAGGCGAACCTGCCGAAGTTCAAGGGCATGGACGTGTTCCAGGGCGAGCAGCAGCACTCGTCGCAGCATCCGGGGCCGGACGCGTATGCGGGCAAGAAGGTGGTGGTCATCGGCGCGAACAATTCCGCGCACGACATCTGCGCCGCCCTGTGGGAAGCAGGCGTGGACGTGACCATGGTGCAGCGCTCGTCGACGCACATCGTCAAGTCCGATTCCTTGATGGACCTGGCCTTGGGCGACCTGTATTCGGAACGGGCGCTGGCGGCCGGCATGACCACAAACAAGGCCGACCTGACGTTCGCCTCGATCCCGTATAAAATCCTGGCCGACTTCCAGAGGCCCGTCTTCAAGACCATCCGCGAGCGCGATGCGGATTTTTACCAGCGCCTGGAAGAACGGGGCTTCATGCTCGATTTCGGCGACGACGATTCGGGCCTGTTCATGAAATACCTGCGCCGCGGCTCCGGCTACTACATCGACGTGGGCGCCTCCGAGCTGGTCGCCGACGGCAAGATCAAGCTGAAAAGCGGGGTCGGCGTGCAGGAGCTGAAAAGCCATTCCATCGTACTGTCCGACGGCACGGAGCTGCCGGCCGACCTGGTGGTGTACGCCACCGGCTACGGCTCCATGAATGGCTGGGCGGCGGACCTGATCTCGCCCGAGGTGGCGAATAAAGTGGGCAAGGTGTGGGGCCTCGGTTCCGCCACGACGAAGGACCCGGGCCCGTGGGAGGGAGAGCAGCGCAATATGTGGAAACCCACGCAGCAGCAAGCCTTGTGGTTCCACGGCGGTAACCTGCACCAGTCGCGCCACTATTCGCAGTACCTGTCGCTGCAGCTGAAGGCGCGCATGGAAGGGTTGAACACGCCCGTGTATGGGCAGCAGGAGGTGCATCACCTGGCGTAA
- a CDS encoding sigma-54-dependent Fis family transcriptional regulator → MPYVRQTSHIDRVRDLIAGRIVNPGADTARLASSYRRSLDDYRLDPASTTGPRILTGAELRAIQQSEENFLRSTGQCLPRLHAMVREAGYCVILANARGVTIDYVVDTHQRKNFKKAGLYPGSCWSEEEEGTCGIASVLLDQEAITVHKSDHFRAAFTGLTCSAAPIFSPHGDLIGVLDASALNSPDARDSQRLVKQLVRQGATLIEDGFFLKSYSHCCILLAHRNRHFVEVQPEMLLAIDEHGDIVAANGCARDIIGGLDTLPRPVTEVLEVRAERLFDARAGHSLLSLRLAGGGTWLHARVRAPLRQASARLRATREAPAAEESVEYTPPELAERTRIVHAMNAAKWRPLQAAAMLGVSRATLYRRLKQLHIVPPHRQ, encoded by the coding sequence ATGCCCTACGTCCGCCAGACCAGCCATATCGACCGCGTGCGCGACCTGATCGCCGGCCGTATCGTCAATCCGGGGGCCGATACGGCCAGGCTGGCGTCGTCGTACCGGCGCTCGCTGGACGACTACCGGCTCGACCCCGCCTCCACCACGGGGCCGCGCATCCTGACGGGCGCCGAACTGCGCGCCATCCAGCAGTCCGAGGAAAATTTTCTGCGCTCCACGGGCCAGTGCCTGCCGCGCCTGCACGCCATGGTGCGCGAAGCGGGCTACTGCGTCATCCTCGCCAATGCGCGCGGCGTGACGATCGATTACGTGGTCGACACGCACCAGCGCAAGAATTTCAAGAAGGCGGGCCTGTACCCGGGTTCTTGCTGGTCGGAGGAAGAGGAAGGCACCTGCGGCATCGCCTCCGTGCTGCTCGACCAGGAAGCCATCACCGTGCACAAGAGCGACCATTTCCGCGCCGCCTTCACGGGCCTGACGTGCAGCGCCGCACCGATTTTTTCACCGCACGGCGACTTGATCGGCGTGCTCGATGCGTCGGCATTGAACTCGCCCGACGCGCGCGACAGCCAGCGCCTGGTGAAACAACTGGTGCGCCAGGGCGCCACCCTGATCGAGGACGGCTTTTTTCTCAAGTCCTACAGCCATTGCTGCATCCTGCTGGCGCACCGCAACCGCCACTTCGTGGAAGTGCAGCCGGAGATGCTGCTCGCCATCGATGAACATGGCGACATCGTCGCCGCCAACGGCTGCGCGCGCGACATCATCGGAGGTCTCGACACCCTGCCGCGCCCCGTCACCGAGGTGCTGGAAGTGCGCGCCGAGCGGCTGTTCGATGCGCGCGCGGGACACAGTCTGCTGTCGCTGCGCCTGGCCGGCGGCGGCACCTGGCTGCACGCCCGCGTGCGCGCGCCGCTGCGCCAGGCCAGCGCGCGCCTGCGCGCCACACGCGAGGCGCCGGCGGCCGAAGAAAGCGTGGAATATACGCCGCCGGAGCTGGCCGAGCGCACGCGCATCGTCCACGCCATGAACGCCGCCAAATGGCGCCCGCTGCAGGCGGCCGCCATGCTGGGCGTCTCGCGCGCCACCCTGTACCGGCGCCTCAAGCAGCTGCACATCGTGCCGCCGCACCGCCAGTAA
- a CDS encoding alginate export family protein — protein MATQAMFPVRHALVLALLGWSAACGAAGQLDPDGQSSMEKEVARRAAVEPAIVADWHMTRSLEAGVQVAGESNLFWKLSNTPARNPDFDFKPYWYEFYVKPALGFKRNLGDGTQLYARASAVGSGTLRHDPFGAGDTGRISIEEFVAGIRMPLGGTRAMLDLSAGAQNFTLGTGMLIANGGSNGFDRGALKLGPRKAFQNSVVAKISQDAFSAQAFYLDPNENPDNDSGTRVVGVDVSYAPANDRKAGIAYGKVPRSHAAYPQAAPDGIGAPLAVTDGRKDLQFVYGYARVPVLPTVLSKGWFGVDAAREWNTREPMRGWGWRTEGGFSLPDVAWTPKFTLGYQSFSGDDPHTARNERFDPLFFEGTPGAWASGSKATWVFVNANVNALQATIELHPTPKDTVTAYLAQVRANQMGSPLQFGQATRLDVPGDAPVVIAGVLRPMLANDVFVKYVRVVNPNTYLTLGFSASFAQSGVNQLVNGQAKTWTGWLANVVWVY, from the coding sequence ATGGCAACGCAAGCGATGTTCCCGGTGCGCCACGCACTCGTCCTGGCCCTGCTGGGCTGGAGCGCCGCCTGCGGCGCCGCCGGCCAGCTCGATCCCGATGGCCAGAGCAGCATGGAAAAAGAAGTGGCCCGGCGCGCCGCCGTCGAACCGGCCATCGTCGCCGACTGGCACATGACGCGTTCCTTGGAAGCGGGCGTGCAGGTGGCGGGCGAGAGCAATCTGTTCTGGAAGCTGTCGAATACGCCGGCGCGCAATCCCGATTTCGATTTCAAACCCTACTGGTACGAGTTCTATGTCAAGCCGGCGCTCGGTTTCAAGCGCAACCTGGGCGATGGCACGCAGCTGTATGCGCGCGCGTCCGCCGTCGGCTCGGGCACCTTGCGCCACGATCCATTCGGCGCGGGCGACACGGGCCGCATCTCGATCGAGGAATTCGTCGCCGGCATCCGCATGCCGCTCGGCGGCACGCGCGCCATGCTCGACCTGTCGGCCGGCGCGCAGAATTTCACGCTGGGCACCGGCATGCTGATCGCCAATGGCGGCTCGAACGGCTTTGACCGGGGCGCGCTGAAACTGGGGCCGCGCAAGGCGTTCCAGAATTCCGTGGTGGCCAAGATAAGCCAGGACGCGTTCAGCGCCCAGGCGTTTTACCTCGACCCGAATGAAAACCCCGACAACGATAGCGGCACGCGCGTCGTCGGCGTGGATGTCAGCTACGCGCCCGCGAACGACCGCAAGGCCGGCATCGCGTATGGCAAGGTACCGCGTTCGCATGCCGCGTATCCGCAGGCGGCGCCAGACGGCATCGGCGCGCCGCTGGCCGTGACCGATGGCCGCAAGGATCTGCAGTTCGTGTATGGCTACGCGCGCGTCCCCGTGCTGCCCACCGTGCTGTCGAAAGGCTGGTTCGGCGTCGACGCGGCGCGCGAGTGGAATACGCGCGAGCCGATGCGGGGCTGGGGCTGGCGCACGGAAGGGGGCTTTTCGCTGCCCGACGTGGCCTGGACCCCGAAGTTCACCCTTGGCTACCAGAGTTTTTCCGGCGACGATCCGCACACGGCGCGCAACGAGCGCTTCGACCCGCTGTTCTTCGAAGGCACGCCGGGCGCCTGGGCTTCAGGCAGCAAGGCCACCTGGGTTTTCGTGAATGCTAACGTGAATGCGCTGCAGGCCACCATCGAGCTGCACCCGACGCCGAAAGACACCGTGACCGCCTACCTGGCCCAGGTGCGAGCCAACCAGATGGGCAGCCCGCTGCAGTTCGGCCAGGCCACGCGCCTCGACGTGCCGGGCGACGCGCCCGTGGTGATCGCCGGCGTGCTGCGCCCGATGCTGGCCAACGATGTCTTCGTCAAGTATGTGCGCGTGGTGAACCCGAATACCTATCTGACCCTGGGTTTCAGCGCCTCGTTCGCGCAGTCGGGCGTCAACCAGCTGGTGAATGGGCAGGCCAAAACGTGGACGGGCTGGCTGGCGAACGTCGTGTGGGTCTATTAA